The sequence below is a genomic window from Streptosporangium lutulentum.
AATCCTCTCGGCCTCGCCTTCACCATGCTCGAACCGCTGGTCTTCCTTCTCCTCTTCGGCCCGCTGCTGTCCGGCATGCCGGGAGTCGGGGAGGGGGCACCGTGGCAGTGGTTCGTACCGGGGATCCTGGTCATGCTGGCCCTGTTCGCGACGACGGGCGCGGGATACCTCCTGCTCATCGAGATGGCTTCCGGCTCCCTCGAACGAATGCTGGTCACCCCCCTGAACAGGACGGCGATGATGATCGGCCGGAACCTGAAGGAGATGGTGACGCTGCTGGCGCAGGCCATCCTGATCGTCGTCGCTCTGCTGCCGTTCGGTTTCCGGCTCTACCCCCTCGGCGCGCTGACGGGACTTCTCATCCTGGCGGCGTTCGGCCTCGGGCTCGGCGGACTGACCTTCGCGCTGGCCATCGCCGCCAAGCATCACGAGAACCTCTTCTACGGCGTGCAGCAGGTCGTGCTCTTCCCGCTCCTGCTGCTGTCCGGCGTGCTGATGCCCATGGACGCGGCTCCCGCCTGGCTGTCCGTCCTCTCCCAGGTGAACCCGGTGACCTACATCGTCGACGCCGAACGAGCGCTGTTCGCCGGCGAGTTGTCCTCGGCAGCGGTCCTGCACGGCGCGATCGCCGCCGCGGCCACGGCCGTGGTGGGTCTCGCGCTCGGGACACGAGCCATGCGCCGCGCCTCCCTCTGACCGCCCTTCCGGCAGTCGCACGACTTCCGGACAGTGACCCCGCCGCCCGGCAAGGCACCCTCCCGTGCGGAGTCCACGCGGACTCCGCACGGGCTCCGCGCGCAACCGGCTCGCGTCACTGACCGCCGGGGAGGAAAACGTGGTCAGGGCACCGGCCGGTGGCCTGCCGAACGCGGAGGCCGGCGGGGGCTCACGCCGAGGCTGCGCCATACGGTGCCTCGGACCGATCTGGGCGTTCGATACGGTCTCTTGGTCATGTTTGTCGCAATAAAGCGAAGGAATTCGGCACTGTGCGAAAAGCGCTGCTCATCGTCATCCTGATAGCGAGTCTCGCCGGCTGCGGTTTTGTGCTCAATCCCGTCGCCTACCTGGTCGGCCCATCGGATACAGCCCCCTCATCCGCTGCGGCACCCACGCCCGTCCCCGTTTCCACCCCCACCCCCACCCCCACCCCCACGCCTACGCCTACGCCTACGGCCGAGGGCATCCGGCTCACCATCGCCGACGCCAAGAAGGAAGCGGCGGCCTGGTTCGCCAGGAACAATCAAATGATCAAGGATCGCGACTGGTGGGACGACCCCTCCAAGCGGGACGCATTGTTCGCAGAGGGCACCAGGCACGAGGTGGTCATCGACCAGGGCCATGTGGAAGACGGGGACAAGAGCAGGATCCGCAAGCCGATCCTGCTGACCGGCAGGCAGACGTACTACGTGCCCCGCGAGCAGCCGTCCGACGGAGAGTGGTTCATCCTTCATACGACCTACAAGGGGCAGGACCGGTCGAGCGTCCTGGCATTCTGGCGCTGGAAGGGCGAGTCCTTCAAGCTGGCCGCGAAGACCCCGCTGCACTACGGCCAGCGGGTGCCGGCGCCGCGCCTGGACGCCGAAGGCTACGTCACCGCCGCCTCGGACGGCGATGGCGCGGGCAAGGAGTATCTGGCCTTCTGGGACTACCCCAACAACAAGGCGGGAAAGAACGGCTACCGGCTGGCCAAGGACAACTTCAGCCGCCTCGCCTACGCCAAGGTCTCCAAGGGCCTTTACATGGCGTATGAGTCCCACACCTACCCCTACGGCTTCAGCGTCGAAGGCGGCGGCTCCTTCTACCTCTTCAGCCTGCTCAACAACCCGGAGATGATCACACAGGTCTACACCGTGGGCCTGTATGTGAGCCCGGAGCGCAAGGGGATCAAGGAGATCCAGGAGATCGCCGGCGACTGGTACGCCTGACGCTCCGTTCCTTCGTGAACAAGCTTCTCGGCCCCATCGGGACGTCGGCCGCGTCGGCGGAGGGAAAACGCGGCACCGCGGACAACCAGGGGTCATCCGCGGTGAACCGCTACGTGGCGGCCGGGACACGTTCGGGAGAAGACCCCGAGCCGCCGCGCACCGCCGGGCCCGCCGAGGAGAGGTCCGGCGGCGGACTACCGGATCTCGGCCAGGTCGATCATGTAAAGGTCGTCCCCGAGTGTGTAGCTGAGGAGTCTGCCGGTCGAATCCTCGGACGGCAGGGTTATGAAGGAGCCCTCCCCTCGAATACCCAGGTAGCCCGATTCACCGGTGTTCAGGTCGTACAGTCCCACGCCCTCGAACTTCTCATCGCCGTATGCCGAGACGTAGAAGCGATCCTGAGTCGGCGGGATCGCGCTGGACACCCTGGTAGGCACCATCTTCTGTGAGGAGCCGTCCCGATGCCGGAAGAAGGTCTGGAATTCCGAGGTGGTGCCCAGGCAGATGGTCACGCCACAGGATCGGATCACCTCGCCGGGGTGGGTGACGGCGGCTCTGGTCTCGCCGGTCTCCACGTTCAGGATTCGGGCGAACACGGTGCCTTTGGGCTCGCCTCCTCTCCCCGGCGTGCCGATCCACGGCCAGGACAGCAGATGCATCCCGGTGCCTCCCTCGACCGGTTCCACCGTGCCGCCCTCCAAGGGGACGGAGAAGACCCCGCCCGTGTAGAGCGAGAAAACAATCTTGCCGTTGGCCACGGTGAGATTGTCGATCCCGCTGCCGTCCCCCTCCTTGATGCTCTGGTCGGCGACGATCTTCGCCGTCCCACCGTCCACCGGCACGGCCCAAAGGTGTGCGACGCGGTCCTTCGTCGAGGTCCACCACACCACGTGTCCGTCGCCCACGGCGAAGCCGTTGGCGGCGCCCGCCGGGCTCTCGGGCGACGGCAGGTCAGCGATCTTGCGCCGCGAGTCGCCGTCGAGGTCGTAGGCGTAGACGGCGGTCGGCTGGTCGAACCCCGCCGGAGCCGTCACGAGCAGCGTACGGTCGTCGATGAACGTCTCCGGTCGCCATGACGCCCCGTCGGGCCCCTTCGCCGGGACCTTCCGCACCGCCTCCGGCCAGACCTTCTCCACGTGCTCGGCCGGCGTCGCGGCACGCGCCTCCGAAGCGGTCGTGGTCGTCATGACGTCGCCGCCGGGCACCACGGCGACGGCCCCGCCCGCGACCAGCACGACCGCCGCGGCGGCCAGCGCCACCCGGGTCCGCCGCCTCCTGCGCCGGTGGATCCGCTCAAGCCGCTCAGGCAGCAGGGCGGGCAGGCGGGGCGCCTGCCCGGCGGCCTGGCCGAACGTCCTGCGAAGAGTCTCCTCAACCTCGGTCATCGTACGTTCCCCCTGGTCATCGGCTTGGTCGGAACAGCGCCGCGGAGCTTGTCGAGCGCGCGGGCGGCCTGGCTGCGTACCGTGCCGCGCGAGATCCCGAGTACGGCGGCGATCTCGGCGTCGTCGAGTTGCTCGTAGTAGCGCAGCACCAGCACCGCGCGCTGCTTGCGCGGCAGACCGGCCAGCGCCTGCCACATCCTTCGCTCGTCGCCGCTGGGCAGCGAGTCGTGGTGCTCGCGCTCCGGCAGATCCCAGGCGAGCTGCTCGCGTTTGCGTAATCGCCAGGTGGCGATGTGCAGCCTGGCCATCGTGGTACGGGCGTAGCTCTCCGGGTTCTCCTTCGAGTGCAATCGATGCCAGGCGCCGCGCAGCTTCAGCAGCGCCTCCTGGACCAGGTCGGCCGCGTCATGCGGATTGCCGGCCAGCATGTAGCCGTAGCGCAGCAGCGCGTCGCCGCGTTCGGCGACGAACTCCGCGAAACGGGGATCAGCTTCCAACAGCCCTTGCCTTTCGTCGGTCCTTCACCTCTGAGAGGGGCCAGGGGCGGAAACTGTTGCATGAAGAGACTCTTCACCTCGAACCGAGCCTGCTCGCGAAGGATCCGGCGGAGTCCGTCGCCGGGCCGGGCGCGGCGTCCGATCGGCCGGGCTCACCGAGCCGATCGTGGCCCCGGCGCTGGAGACCGTACACGCCCGAACCCGGCCGGCGGCGGTCAGGTCGCGCACGGCGCCTGCGTCGGCCTGGGTTGCCTGCCCGCGTCTCGGGAACGAGGAAGAGCGGGCGCTCCTGACGGAGTGCCCGCTCTCGGTTTCCCTATGGTCGGGTCATCGGGGTGGGGTGCCCGATGGGGTTTCAGAAGGAGTGGCGGTAGTAGGTGCCCCAGTCGAAGTCGCGGGAGGTGCCCTCGCCGATGTGGGTGCGGAAGCCGTCGAAGCCGCCGCGGGTGCTGTAGCTGAACGTCCACCGGCTGTGGCCGCCGGTGGCGAACCGCTTGGTGTGCCAGCCGCGGTTGTCGTGGTAGGAGAAGTCGACGTAGGTGTTCTGCCGGTCGCGGTCGTGGTCCCATGCTTCGAGGTCGAAGTAGTAGCGGCCGTTCGCGTAGTACCAGGAGCCCTTGTAGGTGGAGCGCTCGCCGCGTGACTCGCCGCGGCCGTAGCCGGAGGAGCCGGAGAACCAGTGCTTGGCGTACTGGGCCTGCACCACCGAGGCGGTGCTCGCGGCGCTCGCGGTGGTGGCGGTGGCGGCCTGGGCGGGGGCGGCGGCGATACCGGCCGCCAGAGCGCCGGCCAGGGCGGTGCCGACCAGGACGCTGCGGAGCTTACGCATGAGGGGACTTCCTTTGGAGTGAGGGCGTTCGGGGGAGAACCTGCGCCCGGTGAGCTTTGTGTTGGCCGCTCGTTTCGGACATCACTCACATTAGAAAGACGAAAGCCTTCGTTCTGCGTACGAGTACACACATAAAGCCGAGCGTGCACTACGACACACAAACGCCCCTTCCCTCGGGTTCCGGTGACCGCGAGCGAAGCGATCTGCGGTCAGGGCGGCCGGGCCGGCGCGTTCCGTCTCTTCGGTGCGCGGCTCATGGCTCTGACCGTTCACGCGACGATCGACGCCGTCGCCGTCCGGCTCCTCACCGGTCTCGACCCCGCCCTCGCCGCCGTGGAACCGGTCACCGCCTTCGGCCTCGCCACCCGTGACGGAGACCGGCCCCTTTCGGACGGCGCCCGCAGGCGAGAGCAGCCGCCCCGCCGGCGGAACCGAGCCAATATCCCCAGGCCAGAAGGCCGTATCGCGACATTTGCAAGACTCTTCCGGTGGATGTGCCGAGGGTCGTTGTGCGACCCGTACCCGCCTGTGAGGCTCGGGGGAAGGGTGGTGAGAAACAGGGCTGAAGGGCGTAAGCTCCGGGGCCAGCAACCGGCGTTCAGATCGTAGAAAAGGGGCCCAGGTGACCAAATCGTTTGCGCATCTGCATGTACACACCGAGTATTCGATGCTCGACGGCGCAGCGAAGGTCAGCCCCTTATTCGCGGAGACGTCGCGATTGGGCATGCCCGCCATCGCGATGTCCGATCACGGCAACATGTTCGGCGCCTACGAGTTCCAGCAGGTCGCGGGGAACCACGGCGTGAAGCCGATCATCGGGATCGAGGCCTATGTCGCCCCGGCGTCCCGGTTCGTGAAGAAGCCCATCTTCTGGGGGGCCGGCGGGCAGCGTGCCGTCAGCGACGACGGCGAAGGCAGCAAGGACGTCTCCGGCGGCGGCAGGTACACCCACCTGACCATGTGGGCGGAAGACGCCACCGGTCTGCGCAACCTGTTCAAGCTCTCCTCCCTGGCCTCCATCGAGGGCTACTACGGCAAGCCCCGCATGGATCGGGAGCTGATCGCGGACAACGCCCGGGGGATCATCGCGACCACGGGCTGCCCGTCGGGGGAGGTGCAGACCCGGCTGCGACTCGGTCAGTACGACGAAGCGGTCAAGGCCGCGGCGGCCTACCAGGACATCTTCGGCAAGGAGAACTACTTCCTGGAGTTGATGGACCACGACCTCGACATCGAGCGCCAGGTCCGCGAGGGGCTGCTCCGGGTCGCCAAAGAGCTCGGCATACCGCCGCTGGCCACCAACGACAGCCACTACGTGCTGGAGGACCAGGCCGACGCGCACGACACCCTGCTGTGCATCGGGGTCGGCAAGAACAAGGACGACCCGAACCGGTTCCGCTTCAACGGCTCCGGCTACTACCTCAAGACCCCCGAGGAGATGCGGGAGCTGTTCCGGGAGTTGCCGGACGCCTGCGACAACACCCTGCTGATCGCGGAGCGCGTCGGCGACTACAGCGAGGTTTTCGCCCACGTCGACCGGATGCCGCAGTTCGACGTGCCCGAGGGCGAGACGCAGGCGTCCTGGCTGCGCGCGGAGTGCGAGCGGGGCCTCAAAGAGCGCTACGGCGACAGTCCCGGCCAGGAGGTCCTCGACCGGCTGGAGCTGGAACTCGGCGTCATCTCTCCGCTGGGGTTCGACTCCTACTTCCTCGTGGTCGCCGACATCTGCCGCTACGCGCGTGACAACGGCATCCCGGTGGGCCCGGGACGTGGTTCGGCGACCGGTTCGATCGTCGCCTACCTGACCCGCATCACCGAGCTGGACCCGCTGGAGCACGGCCTGCTGTTCGAGCGGTTCCTGAACCCCGAGCGCGTCAGCCCGCCCGACGTCGACCTCGACTTCGACGACCGCCGACGCGACGACATGATCAACTATGTCACCCAGAAGTACGGCGCGGCCTATACCGCGCAGGTCAACACGTTCGGCATGATCAAGGCCAAGGCCGCGGTCAAGGACTCCGCTCGTGTCCTCGGCTACCCCTTCCAGGTGGGCGAGCGCATCACCAAGGCGATGCCGCCGGACGTGATGGGCAAGGGAGTCCCCCTCACCGGCATGTTCGACGAGGACCACCCGCGCTACAGCGAGGCCGGCGAGTTCCGGGCGATGTACGACAGCGACCCGGACGTCAAAAAGGTCGTCGACACCGGCCTCGGCATCGAGGGACTGATCCGCAACACCGGCGTCCACGCCGCCGCGGTCATCCTCTCCTCCGCTCCGCTGCTTCAGTTGATCCCGCTGCATCGCCGCGACAAGGACGGCGTGATCATCACCGGGTTCTCCTACCCGCAGTGCGAGGACATGGGCCTGGTCAAGATGGACTTCCTGGGTCTGCGGAACCTGGGCGTCATCGACCACGCCATCCAGATCATCCGAGAGCACCGGGGGGTGGAGATCTCCACCGAGAAGATCCCCCTGGATGACGCCACAACCTATGAGCTGATGGCCCGCGGCGACACCCTGGGGGTGTTCCAGCTCGACGGCGGCCCCATGCGCAACCTGCTGAAGCTGATGGTGCCCACCCGATTCGAGGACATCGCCGCGGTCCTGGCCCTGTACCGGCCCGGACCGATGGCCGCCAACGCGCACATCAACTACGCCGACCGCAAGAACCACCGCCAGGAGATCGCCCCGATCCACCCCGAGCTCGAAGCGGCGCTGGAGCCGATCCTCGGCACCACCTTCCACCTGCTGGTCTACCAGGAGCAGGTCATGGCCATCGGCCGGGAGCTGGCCGGCTACAGCCTCGGCGGCGCCGACCTGCTGCGCCGGGCGATGGGCAAGAAGAAGAAATCGGAACTGGACAAGCAGTACGAGTTCTTCGAGCGCGGCATGAAGGACAACAACTACTCCGACGAGGCCATCAAAGCCTTGTGGGACGTGATGCTGCCGTTCTCCGGTTACGCGTTCAACAAGTCCCACACCGCCGGATACGGCCTGGTCGCCTACTGGACGGCCTACCTGAAGGCG
It includes:
- a CDS encoding SigE family RNA polymerase sigma factor; translation: MEADPRFAEFVAERGDALLRYGYMLAGNPHDAADLVQEALLKLRGAWHRLHSKENPESYARTTMARLHIATWRLRKREQLAWDLPEREHHDSLPSGDERRMWQALAGLPRKQRAVLVLRYYEQLDDAEIAAVLGISRGTVRSQAARALDKLRGAVPTKPMTRGNVR
- the dnaE gene encoding DNA polymerase III subunit alpha, whose translation is MTKSFAHLHVHTEYSMLDGAAKVSPLFAETSRLGMPAIAMSDHGNMFGAYEFQQVAGNHGVKPIIGIEAYVAPASRFVKKPIFWGAGGQRAVSDDGEGSKDVSGGGRYTHLTMWAEDATGLRNLFKLSSLASIEGYYGKPRMDRELIADNARGIIATTGCPSGEVQTRLRLGQYDEAVKAAAAYQDIFGKENYFLELMDHDLDIERQVREGLLRVAKELGIPPLATNDSHYVLEDQADAHDTLLCIGVGKNKDDPNRFRFNGSGYYLKTPEEMRELFRELPDACDNTLLIAERVGDYSEVFAHVDRMPQFDVPEGETQASWLRAECERGLKERYGDSPGQEVLDRLELELGVISPLGFDSYFLVVADICRYARDNGIPVGPGRGSATGSIVAYLTRITELDPLEHGLLFERFLNPERVSPPDVDLDFDDRRRDDMINYVTQKYGAAYTAQVNTFGMIKAKAAVKDSARVLGYPFQVGERITKAMPPDVMGKGVPLTGMFDEDHPRYSEAGEFRAMYDSDPDVKKVVDTGLGIEGLIRNTGVHAAAVILSSAPLLQLIPLHRRDKDGVIITGFSYPQCEDMGLVKMDFLGLRNLGVIDHAIQIIREHRGVEISTEKIPLDDATTYELMARGDTLGVFQLDGGPMRNLLKLMVPTRFEDIAAVLALYRPGPMAANAHINYADRKNHRQEIAPIHPELEAALEPILGTTFHLLVYQEQVMAIGRELAGYSLGGADLLRRAMGKKKKSELDKQYEFFERGMKDNNYSDEAIKALWDVMLPFSGYAFNKSHTAGYGLVAYWTAYLKANYPADYMAALLTSVGDDKDKAAIYLAECRKMGIQVLPPDVNESSLHFAPVGKDAIRFGLGAVRNVGETPVEAILAARKATGAFTDFNDFLAKVPLTVCNKRLIESLVKAGAFDSLDHPRKALMMIHEQAVDSVIPIKKSEAHGQDSLFGDDAGGVDETFAVSIPDGEWDKKTRLGFEREMLGLYVSDHPLAGTERLLARNRSHTIVDLLENGQDRTDAKVCGLITKVDKRVNKAGKVWAIIVVEDMDSAVECLFFPKNYELYAPELREDAVVSVSGMVSSRDGAISIFANDLVPIDVSGVTSDSGHPVTITLREERVTPDLLHELRNIFKTHQGKVPVRIHLHRPGAKVLIMALPEFSVRAEPSFAADIKTLVGPEAISL
- a CDS encoding ABC transporter permease, yielding MNVLSAAGIVFAREIRPSLRNPLGLAFTMLEPLVFLLLFGPLLSGMPGVGEGAPWQWFVPGILVMLALFATTGAGYLLLIEMASGSLERMLVTPLNRTAMMIGRNLKEMVTLLAQAILIVVALLPFGFRLYPLGALTGLLILAAFGLGLGGLTFALAIAAKHHENLFYGVQQVVLFPLLLLSGVLMPMDAAPAWLSVLSQVNPVTYIVDAERALFAGELSSAAVLHGAIAAAATAVVGLALGTRAMRRASL